The Armatimonadota bacterium genomic interval CAAACGCCAGGGTGACCCAGACAAGTGGACGGCCCACGCCGCGTCTATCGGCGGGGCCATCCGGAATTTGCGGGGCGGGGGATGTGGGGCGAGGTGGAAGAGGACGCCGCTAGGCTTTCGCCGCCACCTCCTGCTGCAGGCGCTGCAGGAAGGCGTCCACCGTCATCGGTCCCAGGTCCTCGCCGTCACGGCGCCGCACGGCGACCCGGGCGCTGGAGACCTCGCGCTCCCCCACCACCAGCATGTAGGGCACCTTCATCACCTGGGCCTGGCGGATCTTGTAGGCGATACGCTCGTTGCTGGCGTCCACCTCCACCCGCACTCCCGCTGTCCGCAGGCGCTCCCCCACCTGCCGGGCATAGGAGACCTGCCGGTCGGTGATGGGCAGCACCCGCACCTGCTCCGGGGCCAGCCACAGTGGGAAGGCCCCGGCATAGGCTTCGATGAGGAAGGCGATCATCCGCTCCATGGTGCTGATGATGGCGCGGTGGATCATCACCGGCACATGCGGCCTGCCGTCCTCGCCGATGTACTCCAGACCAAATCGCCGCGGCAGCAGGAAGTCCAGCTGCACCGTGGAGAGCGTCTCCACGGCGCCTGTGGCCGTGCGAATCTGCACGTCCAGCTTGGGACCGTAGAAGTTGGCTCCTCCCACCACCGGGGTGTAGGCCAGCTCCAGGTCGTCCAGCACGTCCCGCAGCAGCCCCTCGGCCAGCGCCCACAGTTCCTCGTCCTGGTGGTAGTAGGCCCGGTTCGCCGGGTCGTGCAGCGACAGGTCGTAGCGGTGGGCCTGCACTCGCAGGTCCCGGTAGACCCGCTGGATCAGGCGGACGACCGCTGCGAACTCCTCCTTGATCTGGTCCTGGCGGCAGAAGATGTGCGCGTCGTTCAGGGTCATGGAGCGTACCCGGTGCAGCCCCACCAGGGTCCCTGACCGTTCGTAGCGGTACATCCGTCCCAGCTCGGCGATACGCACGGGCAGGTCGCGGTAGGAGCGCTGCTGGTGCTTGTAGATCATGATATGGTGCGGGCAGTTCATCGGCTTGAGCACCAGTTCCTCGTGGTCGATCTCCATGGGCGGGTACATGTTCTCCCGGAAGTGCTCCCAGTG includes:
- the thrS gene encoding threonine--tRNA ligase, which produces MDEVQVRLQDGRVRRYPQGTPLAQVAADVGREDALVARVDGRLVDLAAALEGDAAVEFVGFDDPEGRMVYWHSSAHLLAQAVKQLFPQARLAIGPPIDDGFYYDIDIGRPLTAEDLERIEARMRQLAAADQPIQRVEIPRDEAIHLYREMGERFKLELLEEIPDARVSFYRQDGFLDMCRGPHLPSTGRIKAIKLLSVSGAYWRGDEHQPMLQRIYGITFPEASQLEAHLRQLEEARRRDHRRLGRELQLFAFAEEVGQGLPLWLPRGAVVRRILERYIVDLETELGYHHVYTPDLAEVGLYKISGHWEHFRENMYPPMEIDHEELVLKPMNCPHHIMIYKHQQRSYRDLPVRIAELGRMYRYERSGTLVGLHRVRSMTLNDAHIFCRQDQIKEEFAAVVRLIQRVYRDLRVQAHRYDLSLHDPANRAYYHQDEELWALAEGLLRDVLDDLELAYTPVVGGANFYGPKLDVQIRTATGAVETLSTVQLDFLLPRRFGLEYIGEDGRPHVPVMIHRAIISTMERMIAFLIEAYAGAFPLWLAPEQVRVLPITDRQVSYARQVGERLRTAGVRVEVDASNERIAYKIRQAQVMKVPYMLVVGEREVSSARVAVRRRDGEDLGPMTVDAFLQRLQQEVAAKA